In a genomic window of Arthrobacter woluwensis:
- a CDS encoding PspC domain-containing protein — MDKFFSIIRGLGLKRGPERWLGGVCGGLSAKFKVDVAWIRIGYLLFCLLPGPAFVVYLAAWLLLPDTKDGRIILQGFLQNRGVK, encoded by the coding sequence ATGGACAAGTTCTTCAGCATCATCAGGGGCCTCGGCCTGAAGCGTGGACCAGAACGCTGGCTGGGCGGCGTCTGCGGCGGACTCTCCGCCAAGTTCAAGGTGGACGTGGCCTGGATCCGCATCGGCTACCTCCTCTTCTGCCTCCTGCCGGGACCGGCCTTCGTGGTCTACCTGGCGGCGTGGCTCCTCCTGCCGGACACCAAGGACGGCCGCATCATCCTGCAGGGCTTCCTGCAGAACCGCGGCGTCAAGTAA
- a CDS encoding 6-phosphofructokinase: MKIGILTSGGDCPGLNAVIRGAVLKGIAIHGHEFVGFRDGWRGVVEGDVIDIPRTMVRGIAKQGGTILGTSRTNPFENGGGPETIMRHMERLGIDAIIAIGGEGTLAAARRLTDAGLKIVGVPKTVDNDLDATDYTFGFDTAVQIATEAIDRLRTTGESHHRCMIAEVMGRHVGWIALHAGMASGAHAILIPEQQVSIEQISEWVTEAHDRGRAPLVVVAEGFVPEHLEAPHSERGLDTFGRPRLGGIADQLATEIEARTGIETRATILGHIQRGGVPSAFDRVLATRLGMAAIDSVVEGRWGTMVALKGTEIEHVTFENALGRLKTVPLHRYEEAAVLFG, encoded by the coding sequence ATGAAAATCGGCATCCTGACCAGCGGCGGCGACTGCCCCGGACTCAACGCCGTCATCCGCGGCGCCGTCCTCAAGGGGATCGCCATCCACGGCCACGAATTCGTGGGCTTCCGTGACGGCTGGCGAGGTGTGGTCGAAGGTGATGTCATCGACATCCCCCGCACCATGGTCCGTGGCATCGCCAAACAGGGCGGCACCATCCTCGGCACCTCCCGCACCAACCCGTTCGAGAACGGCGGCGGCCCGGAGACCATCATGCGTCACATGGAGCGCCTCGGCATCGACGCCATCATCGCGATCGGCGGCGAAGGAACCCTCGCCGCGGCCCGCCGTCTCACGGACGCCGGCCTGAAGATCGTGGGCGTCCCGAAGACCGTCGACAACGACCTCGATGCCACCGATTACACCTTCGGTTTCGACACCGCCGTGCAGATCGCGACCGAGGCCATCGACCGCCTCCGCACCACGGGCGAGTCCCACCACCGCTGCATGATCGCCGAGGTCATGGGCCGCCACGTCGGCTGGATCGCACTGCACGCCGGCATGGCCTCCGGCGCCCACGCCATCCTCATCCCGGAGCAGCAGGTCAGCATCGAGCAGATCTCCGAGTGGGTCACCGAGGCCCACGACCGTGGTCGCGCACCCCTCGTGGTCGTGGCCGAGGGCTTCGTCCCGGAGCATCTCGAGGCGCCCCATTCCGAGCGCGGCCTGGACACCTTCGGCCGTCCGCGCCTCGGCGGCATCGCCGATCAGCTCGCCACCGAGATCGAGGCCCGCACCGGCATCGAGACGCGTGCCACCATCCTGGGCCACATCCAGCGCGGCGGCGTGCCGAGCGCCTTCGACCGCGTGCTCGCCACCCGTCTGGGCATGGCCGCCATCGACTCGGTGGTCGAAGGCCGCTGGGGCACCATGGTCGCGCTCAAGGGCACGGAGATCGAGCACGTCACCTTCGAGAACGCCCTGGGCCGCCTCAAGACCGTGCCGCTGCACCGCTACGAGGAGGCCGCGGTCCTCTTCGGCTGA
- a CDS encoding DHA2 family efflux MFS transporter permease subunit translates to MEQIARPWPALWSLVVGFFMILVDSTIVNVANPKIMEGLNTDINAVIWVTSAYLLAYAVPLLITGRLGDRFGPRNLYLTGLAVFTLASLWCGLAGDVGMLIAARAVQGLGAALMTPQTMAVITRIFKPEERGSAMALWGATAGVATLVGPLLGGLLVDSLGWEWIFFVNVPVGIVGFIAAARFVPKLERHQHRFDWLGVLLSAVGMFLLVFGLQEGQSYKWGTVTAGITVWGLITAGIVVLVVFVIWQSVYRRRYNGEPLMPLDLFKDRNFSLANLGISLMGFTISSMMLPIIFYIQMVRGLTPTQSALLMAPTAVVSGVLAPFVGKWIPRMNPKVIIPVAFGLMSLSLFIYSFLTTPDTPVLMYLIPAAIMGVASSGIWAPMSATALRNLPPRKAGAGSGIYNSTRQVGAVLGSAAIAALIQARLAAELPQAPAGKGAPSGEMATGVLPEFLHAGFSSAMAQSIVLPACAILVAAVASLFFIRPAATAPAPEQEKVSAD, encoded by the coding sequence GTGGAACAGATCGCCCGACCGTGGCCCGCTCTCTGGTCCCTCGTGGTCGGCTTCTTCATGATCCTGGTGGACAGCACCATCGTGAACGTGGCCAATCCGAAGATCATGGAAGGCCTGAACACCGACATCAACGCCGTCATCTGGGTGACGAGCGCCTATCTTCTCGCGTACGCCGTGCCGCTGCTGATCACCGGCCGCCTCGGTGACCGCTTCGGTCCGCGCAACCTCTACCTGACCGGCCTGGCCGTCTTCACGCTCGCCAGCCTTTGGTGTGGCCTGGCCGGCGACGTCGGAATGCTGATCGCGGCCCGCGCCGTCCAGGGCCTCGGCGCCGCCCTCATGACCCCGCAGACCATGGCCGTCATCACCCGCATCTTCAAGCCGGAGGAGCGCGGCTCCGCCATGGCCCTCTGGGGCGCCACCGCAGGTGTGGCCACCCTCGTGGGCCCGCTCCTGGGCGGCCTGCTGGTGGACAGTCTCGGCTGGGAGTGGATCTTCTTCGTGAACGTGCCCGTGGGCATCGTCGGTTTCATCGCCGCCGCCCGCTTCGTCCCCAAGCTCGAACGGCATCAGCACCGCTTCGACTGGCTCGGGGTGCTGCTCAGCGCCGTCGGCATGTTCCTGCTGGTCTTCGGCCTGCAGGAGGGCCAGAGCTACAAGTGGGGCACCGTCACCGCGGGCATCACCGTCTGGGGTCTGATCACCGCGGGCATCGTGGTGCTGGTGGTCTTCGTCATCTGGCAGTCCGTGTACCGGCGCCGCTACAACGGTGAGCCCCTCATGCCCCTGGACCTGTTCAAGGACCGCAACTTCAGTCTGGCGAACCTCGGCATCAGCCTCATGGGCTTCACCATCAGCTCGATGATGCTGCCGATCATCTTCTACATCCAGATGGTCCGTGGCCTGACCCCCACCCAGTCGGCGCTGCTCATGGCCCCGACGGCCGTGGTCTCGGGTGTCCTGGCGCCGTTCGTCGGCAAGTGGATCCCGCGGATGAATCCCAAGGTCATCATCCCCGTGGCCTTCGGCCTGATGTCGCTCTCCCTGTTCATCTACTCGTTCCTCACCACGCCGGACACCCCGGTGCTGATGTACCTGATCCCAGCCGCCATCATGGGTGTGGCGAGCTCCGGCATCTGGGCGCCGATGAGCGCCACGGCGCTGCGGAACCTCCCGCCGCGTAAGGCGGGCGCCGGTTCGGGCATCTACAACTCCACCCGCCAGGTGGGCGCGGTGCTCGGTTCGGCGGCGATTGCGGCCCTCATCCAGGCACGCCTGGCCGCGGAACTCCCGCAGGCCCCGGCCGGCAAGGGAGCCCCGAGCGGCGAGATGGCCACGGGTGTCCTGCCCGAGTTCCTGCACGCCGGGTTCTCCTCGGCCATGGCGCAGTCGATCGTGCTGCCGGCCTGCGCGATCCTCGTGGCCGCGGTGGCCTCGCTCTTCTTCATCCGGCCCGCCGCGACCGCGCCGGCCCCGGAGCAGGAGAAGGTCTCCGCCGACTGA
- a CDS encoding PadR family transcriptional regulator, giving the protein MTSPSLTPLSLAALGLLREKPMHAYEMYQTLMFRGEDRTVKVRPGTLYHAVSRLEEQGFVEEDGVERDGKRPERTVYRSTPAGEDALAANLIVLLGDASNAYPPFPLALAECHNLPSEVVVDRLEARIAGLSERLAEYRSAEARAVERQVPRQFWLDVKYQHHLLAAEIDWLTGLVAEIRSGDLDISVPS; this is encoded by the coding sequence ATGACCTCTCCTTCCCTCACCCCGCTCAGCCTCGCGGCGCTGGGGCTGCTCCGTGAGAAGCCCATGCACGCGTACGAGATGTACCAGACGCTGATGTTCCGCGGCGAGGACCGGACCGTGAAGGTCCGGCCCGGCACGCTCTACCACGCCGTCTCCCGGCTGGAGGAGCAGGGGTTCGTGGAGGAGGACGGGGTGGAGCGCGACGGCAAGCGGCCCGAGCGCACCGTCTACCGCAGCACCCCGGCGGGGGAGGACGCCCTGGCAGCGAACCTCATCGTGCTGCTGGGGGATGCCTCGAACGCCTATCCGCCCTTTCCTCTGGCTCTGGCCGAGTGCCACAACCTGCCGAGCGAGGTGGTGGTGGACCGGCTGGAGGCCCGGATCGCCGGACTGTCCGAGCGCCTCGCGGAGTACCGCTCCGCCGAGGCCCGCGCCGTGGAGCGCCAGGTCCCGCGCCAGTTCTGGCTCGATGTGAAGTACCAGCACCATCTGCTCGCAGCGGAGATCGACTGGCTCACCGGCCTGGTCGCGGAGATCCGCAGCGGGGACCTGGACATCAGCGTCCCCTCCTGA
- the ygfZ gene encoding CAF17-like 4Fe-4S cluster assembly/insertion protein YgfZ: MEYTSPLLSRPSAVAGAGVDSPVAAHYGQPLKEQRALAAGRAVADLSHLGVVTVSGPDRLSWLDTLSSQRLNGLAEGSSTQLLLLDLQGRIDFDIRLVDDGTTAWLIVEPGLAEPLAAFLDRMRFMLRVEVQDVSADWAVVGSTGPVPAFEGLLSWQDPWPEVTEGGYSYAAVDVEQHPGRDRPWREWLVPQAELAERTAGLEPAGMMAVEALRIAAWRPRQGFETDNRAIPHELDLIRTAVHLSKGCYKGQETIARVHNLGHPPRRLVLLQLDGSQHTLPSLDSPVVLDGRTVGRLSSVAQHHEMGPIALALIKRNVDPTAVLSVVDATGSQDPDGNPVEETYAAAQEVIVAPEAGQVVGRQSGFLRTPR, encoded by the coding sequence ATGGAGTACACAAGCCCTCTGTTGTCGCGCCCTTCAGCCGTGGCGGGAGCCGGCGTGGACAGCCCGGTCGCCGCCCACTACGGGCAGCCGCTCAAGGAACAGCGGGCCCTGGCCGCAGGCCGCGCCGTCGCGGACCTTTCGCATCTTGGCGTGGTGACGGTCAGCGGCCCCGACCGGCTCTCCTGGCTGGACACCCTGTCCTCGCAGCGCCTGAACGGCCTCGCGGAGGGCTCCTCCACGCAGCTTCTCCTCCTCGACCTGCAGGGCAGGATCGATTTCGACATCCGCCTGGTCGATGACGGCACGACAGCATGGCTCATCGTGGAGCCCGGCCTCGCCGAGCCGCTGGCCGCGTTCCTGGACCGCATGCGCTTCATGCTGCGCGTGGAGGTGCAGGACGTCAGCGCGGACTGGGCCGTGGTCGGGAGCACCGGACCGGTGCCCGCCTTCGAAGGTCTCCTGTCCTGGCAGGACCCCTGGCCCGAGGTGACGGAAGGCGGCTACTCCTACGCCGCCGTCGACGTCGAACAGCACCCGGGCCGCGACCGTCCGTGGCGCGAATGGCTCGTCCCCCAGGCGGAGCTCGCCGAGCGGACCGCAGGCCTCGAGCCGGCCGGAATGATGGCCGTCGAAGCGCTCCGGATCGCGGCGTGGCGTCCCCGGCAGGGATTCGAGACGGACAACCGCGCCATTCCCCATGAGCTGGATCTGATCCGCACGGCCGTCCACCTGTCCAAGGGCTGCTACAAAGGCCAGGAGACCATCGCCCGGGTGCACAATCTGGGGCATCCTCCGCGGCGTCTCGTGCTGCTCCAGCTCGACGGCTCGCAGCACACGCTTCCTTCGCTGGACAGCCCCGTGGTCCTGGACGGACGCACGGTGGGCCGCCTCAGCAGCGTGGCGCAGCACCACGAGATGGGGCCGATCGCCCTGGCCCTGATCAAGCGCAACGTCGATCCCACGGCCGTGCTGAGCGTCGTCGACGCGACCGGGTCGCAGGACCCCGACGGCAACCCGGTGGAGGAGACCTACGCCGCGGCGCAGGAAGTGATCGTCGCCCCCGAGGCCGGCCAGGTGGTCGGCCGCCAGAGCGGCTTCCTTCGCACTCCTCGCTGA
- a CDS encoding FABP family protein — MPVEIPSDLTPELVPLSWLIGEWEGRGRLGTGEEGSEHFVQRATFAHNGLPYLQYRAESWLCDDEGTILRPLTVEMGFWALERKLVDADGGPGMLPADMVPALKTADDVEALRNDDGGFDISVSIAHPGGISELYYGQIKGPQIQLSTDMVMRGSHSKDYSAATRIFGLVDGKLLWRWDVSQGKSSGDSAEGNGGLEAHASAILSKLT; from the coding sequence GTGCCCGTCGAGATCCCCAGTGACCTGACGCCTGAGCTGGTCCCTCTCTCCTGGTTGATCGGGGAGTGGGAAGGCCGAGGCCGTCTCGGCACGGGTGAAGAGGGCTCCGAGCACTTCGTGCAGCGCGCCACCTTCGCCCACAACGGTCTGCCGTATCTGCAGTACCGTGCCGAGAGCTGGCTCTGCGATGACGAGGGGACCATCCTGCGTCCTCTCACCGTGGAGATGGGCTTCTGGGCTCTGGAGCGCAAGCTCGTGGACGCCGACGGCGGCCCCGGCATGCTTCCGGCCGACATGGTCCCCGCGCTCAAGACGGCGGATGACGTGGAGGCGCTGCGCAACGACGACGGCGGCTTCGACATCTCCGTCTCGATCGCCCACCCCGGCGGCATCTCGGAGCTGTACTACGGTCAGATCAAGGGGCCGCAGATCCAGCTGAGCACCGACATGGTCATGCGGGGCAGCCACTCCAAGGACTACTCGGCGGCGACCCGCATCTTCGGCCTGGTGGACGGCAAGCTGCTCTGGCGCTGGGACGTCTCGCAGGGCAAGTCCTCGGGTGACTCCGCGGAGGGCAACGGCGGCCTGGAAGCCCACGCCTCGGCCATCCTCAGCAAGCTCACCTGA
- a CDS encoding permease codes for MSPAAEPSKNDDAGFALLGHGASRAGSGRAGGFFSTGHGYRTVGLASLVVLAVLGVSPWLGPTTHAVICAVLAVVFGLAWPHYLGIPARKTLGGIIAAVGALSVLGAAVSPGPGFLAWAAPLIALGIMAVMLVELIRGTGQPQRLESTFGASGGVVLSALAAGWVANVRLGGLREMLVIVVVCAAVAVCVGLIRWPDSIVAPLGIVLAVLVGPLVGWFNPHVSMLPSAALGLAAAVLVVSFRRLITFRVHSASLVGAVALGLGPVLALGSVAYFLGKLLLV; via the coding sequence GTGAGCCCAGCCGCTGAACCTTCCAAGAACGACGACGCCGGATTCGCCCTCCTGGGCCACGGCGCCTCCCGTGCGGGTTCCGGCCGCGCCGGGGGCTTCTTCTCGACGGGGCACGGATACCGCACGGTGGGTCTGGCATCCCTCGTGGTGCTCGCCGTCCTCGGCGTCTCACCCTGGCTCGGCCCCACCACCCACGCCGTGATCTGCGCCGTCCTTGCCGTCGTCTTCGGCCTGGCCTGGCCCCACTACCTCGGCATTCCGGCGCGCAAGACCCTCGGCGGCATCATCGCCGCGGTCGGAGCGCTCTCGGTGCTCGGCGCGGCGGTCTCGCCCGGTCCGGGGTTCCTGGCCTGGGCGGCTCCGCTCATCGCGCTGGGGATCATGGCCGTCATGCTCGTGGAGCTGATCCGCGGCACGGGCCAGCCTCAGCGTCTCGAATCGACCTTCGGAGCGAGCGGCGGCGTGGTGCTGTCCGCGCTCGCGGCGGGCTGGGTGGCCAATGTGCGCCTGGGCGGCCTGCGCGAGATGCTCGTGATCGTGGTGGTGTGCGCCGCCGTCGCGGTGTGCGTGGGCCTCATCCGCTGGCCGGACAGCATCGTGGCGCCGCTCGGCATCGTGCTGGCCGTGCTCGTCGGTCCGCTGGTCGGCTGGTTCAATCCACACGTGTCCATGCTGCCCAGCGCCGCTCTCGGCCTGGCCGCGGCGGTCCTCGTGGTCAGCTTCCGCCGGCTCATCACCTTCCGGGTCCACAGCGCCTCCCTGGTGGGCGCCGTGGCGCTCGGTCTGGGACCGGTGCTCGCCCTCGGCAGCGTGGCGTATTTCCTCGGCAAGCTCCTGCTCGTTTAA
- a CDS encoding winged helix-turn-helix transcriptional regulator: protein MSQLLLLTNSTDSSVDILPALELLNHRVHILPAEPTALLETDPCDIIFLDARKDLVGSRSLTKLLKATGLSVPLLLILTEGGMAAISSQWAVDDVVLESAGPAEVEARIRLALARGRSAEEEADTEIRASGVVIDEASYTARINGEALNLTFKEFELLKYLAQHPGRVFTRQQLLTEVWGYDYYGGTRTVDVHVRRLRAKLGPDHETLIGTVRNVGYRLTMTREQDEQHAQA, encoded by the coding sequence ATGTCGCAACTCTTGTTACTGACCAACAGCACCGATTCGTCGGTGGACATCCTGCCTGCGCTCGAACTGCTCAATCACCGGGTGCACATCCTCCCGGCGGAGCCGACGGCGCTGCTGGAGACCGATCCGTGCGACATCATCTTCCTCGATGCCCGGAAAGACCTGGTCGGGTCCCGCTCCCTCACCAAACTTCTCAAGGCCACGGGCCTCTCCGTGCCCCTGCTGCTCATCCTCACCGAGGGCGGCATGGCGGCGATCTCCTCCCAGTGGGCCGTGGACGACGTCGTCCTCGAATCCGCCGGCCCCGCCGAGGTGGAGGCCCGCATCCGACTGGCCCTGGCCCGGGGGCGCAGCGCCGAGGAGGAGGCGGACACGGAGATCCGCGCGTCCGGCGTCGTGATCGACGAGGCCAGCTACACCGCCCGCATCAACGGCGAGGCGCTCAACCTGACCTTCAAGGAGTTCGAGCTCCTCAAGTACCTCGCGCAGCACCCCGGGCGCGTCTTCACCCGTCAGCAGCTCCTCACCGAAGTGTGGGGCTACGACTACTACGGCGGCACCCGCACCGTGGACGTCCACGTCCGGCGCCTGCGCGCCAAGCTGGGCCCGGACCACGAGACGCTGATCGGCACGGTCCGCAACGTGGGCTACCGCCTCACCATGACCCGCGAGCAGGACGAGCAGCACGCCCAGGCCTGA
- the mshD gene encoding mycothiol synthase, which yields MTSANASHWPVHRHLAPLDAAVLAETAQLLKASSAADGTPSVSEQSLIALRTGGNDGQQVEAYLVYSPEDPFAEEESARDAVLAGFAVLVTTGDDAVLEMAVHPGYRNIGVGLRLAGQLQASRGTLDGIQAWSHGDAAAAEDLAAQFGFTRVRELWRMRLSTPSAVSPVDDGALPEGFTLRTFVPGQDEDAWLDANARAFAHHPEQGALTLRDLQERQAEPWFDPEGFFLILDRQDRIAGYHWTKLEPAHDGHGPQGEVYVVGVVPEAQGKGLGKVLTRRGITHLRDRGAATVLLYVEADNAPAVRLYESLGFTHWDSDVMYRKNPAS from the coding sequence ATGACTAGCGCTAACGCCTCCCACTGGCCGGTCCACCGTCACCTGGCGCCGCTCGACGCCGCAGTCCTCGCCGAGACCGCACAGCTCCTGAAAGCGTCCTCCGCGGCGGACGGAACCCCGAGCGTCTCCGAGCAGTCCCTCATCGCCCTGCGCACCGGCGGCAACGACGGTCAGCAGGTGGAGGCGTACCTGGTCTACTCCCCGGAGGACCCCTTCGCCGAGGAGGAGTCCGCGCGCGACGCCGTCCTGGCGGGCTTCGCGGTGCTCGTCACCACCGGGGACGACGCCGTCCTCGAGATGGCCGTGCACCCCGGCTACCGCAACATCGGGGTCGGCCTCCGCCTGGCCGGACAGCTGCAGGCGAGCCGCGGAACACTCGACGGCATCCAGGCCTGGTCCCACGGCGACGCCGCCGCGGCCGAGGACCTCGCCGCGCAGTTCGGCTTCACCCGGGTGCGCGAACTGTGGCGGATGCGCCTGAGCACCCCGTCCGCGGTCTCCCCCGTCGACGACGGCGCCCTCCCGGAAGGCTTCACGCTCCGCACCTTCGTGCCCGGCCAGGACGAGGACGCCTGGCTCGACGCGAACGCGCGGGCTTTCGCGCATCACCCCGAACAGGGCGCCCTGACGCTGCGGGACCTCCAGGAACGCCAGGCCGAGCCGTGGTTCGATCCCGAAGGGTTCTTCCTCATCCTCGACCGGCAGGACCGCATCGCCGGCTATCACTGGACCAAGCTGGAACCCGCCCACGACGGCCACGGCCCCCAGGGCGAGGTGTACGTGGTGGGCGTCGTCCCGGAAGCGCAGGGGAAGGGCCTGGGGAAGGTCCTCACGCGGCGCGGGATCACGCACCTCCGAGACCGGGGAGCGGCCACCGTGCTGCTCTACGTCGAGGCGGACAACGCCCCGGCCGTGCGGCTCTACGAAAGCCTCGGATTCACCCATTGGGACAGCGACGTCATGTACCGGAAAAACCCGGCTTCCTGA